A single Danio aesculapii chromosome 19, fDanAes4.1, whole genome shotgun sequence DNA region contains:
- the LOC130246493 gene encoding uncharacterized protein LOC130246493 has product MSLACLSLSAGEASMEALELELEAVESQIRSLETKREGIRALLLTRTRSSEVSVRYNDNLPVSSTPRVSLSRPSAPRTRCTQASFTPTPGYHGPWVQPRKVLARSRGRTSPPPVFEIPTENRFAPLCETGRDVAIIGDSIVRHVRSTSSKGNKVRTFCFPGARVKNISAQIPTILSAAESLGAAVLHVGTNDTGLRQTEILKKDFRSLIETVRRTSPATQIIVSGPLPTYRRGNERLFRADGLHPSRAGAELLSDNITRILRSI; this is encoded by the exons atgtcgcttgcgtgtctgtccttgagtgcaggagaggcatcgatggaggcgctggagctggagctggaagcggtggagtcccagattcgctcgctggagacgaagcgagagggcatcagggctctgctcttaacccgtactcgctcgtctgaggtaagtgtccgatacaacgacaatctcccagtttcttcaaccccgcgtgtttctctgtccaggcccagcgcaccgaggacgcggtgcacccaggcgtcgttcacgccgactcccggctaccacggcccctgggtgcaaccgcgtaaggtgcttgccaggtcccggggcagaacgtctcctcctccggtgttcgagatccccacggagaaccgcttcgcccctctctgcgagacgggtcgcgatgttgccatcattggcgactcaatcgtccgccacgtccgctccacttcctccaaaggtaacaaagtacgcactttctgcttccctggtgcccgagttaagaatatttctgcacagatacctactatcctgagcgctgccgagagcctcggtgccgccgtcctccacgtggggacgaacgacaccgggctccggcagacggagatcctgaagaaggacttcaggagcctgatcgagacggttcgacgcacttcgcccgccacgcagatcatcgtttctggaccgcttcctacctaccgccgaggaaatgaaag gcttttccgcgctgacgggctgcaccccagtcgagctggagctgaactcctgtcggacaacatcaccagaatacttcgctctatctga